A single window of Anopheles moucheti chromosome 2, idAnoMoucSN_F20_07, whole genome shotgun sequence DNA harbors:
- the LOC128299045 gene encoding kinase D-interacting substrate of 220 kDa isoform X1 yields MRRHSNTALHRCDSMGSLGHRSLLQYLETDDLAGLKSFLGTRHLQVDDRDENNTTVLMVASGRGASHFVKEVLARGADVQAQDLDNWTALHFAAKAGHVSIVELLLDNGAELEHRDMGGWTALMWGSYKGHTSVVALLLQRGADVQAHGNYHLNPLLWASGRGHTEIVRLLVNTGGAKVNVGDKYGTTPLVWACRKGSTEIVDVLLKAGANVDTAGMYSWTPLLVAVSGGFQECVSLLLERKPNVNALDKDGMTALSIACREGLTEIASALIAAGAYLNVQDRAGDTPLINAVKGGHRSVVEILMKRHVDVDIQGKDKKTALYTAVEKGHTAIVKLILQSNPDLELSTKDGDTALLRAVRNRNLEIVQMLLERKAKVGATDKRGDTCLHVAMRARSKAIVEALLSNPKYGQLLYRSNKEGETPYAIDATHQKTILGQVFGNRRLNANEDSEGMLGYGLYSSALADVLSDPTLTTPITVGLYAKWGSGKSFLLTELRDEMKNFAHSWSEPPIDASWLFFLISLHLVLVIGTVVGLATWSYVWGIVTGVILLVLIYFTDILFKFLDRRYDLEWLYSLNYGLSRKLGRFRLILQVAFCHPPGPQSDQQPMPVRFHFAEASGAAPNGDAAVALMLASLFDAIEAHYGSLATGLYRAFRPKPLKASSGWKWRKMCCMPVVLMFELGTLGILATASLSIVYSEYGLEGRDEIAVAIYILLGILLAGAIANLHAWSKLIGALFMSQGKHLKRAFNSNEAAPLTALGAEVSLMTDMVRCLDAFTGQQSRLVGVVDALDSCDTERTLTILNAVQTLLSAPQRPFVLLLAVDPHVIAKAAEANSRRLFTEGGIGGHDFLRNLVHLPVYLQNSGLRKVQRAQNTAMSAYRRAMPDISRDDDQPHLGHSASARRLSNASEIMSSQEKLRAMPSSSRGGSKKLRVSDSIASSIGSNLHKLGQNPPVDLSKIILTDDYFSDVNPRSMRRLMNVIYITVRLLKAFQIDFSWYRLSSWINLTEQWPLRASMIVLEHDQAGDSFDESVSLQAVYDKVRPKLTCLREAATLLDLDRDERKLDAFLQLHKSDLLVSDLRIFLPFTINLDPYLRKVLKEDQQALEDEGIIIPMKTVLPPSKPSGFLPHHHRAQGGSLLQPTPQHPSSLTNWPNFYNPQPPAMALMSYYNQNWANFLGSGTNALIGDPMNKSGTVASGPIITEHPTHDHHSTMAGTGGSMRGKSGSSNHKSTNGQLTSPPIDIDLTNVQLSTLTVEQLIDLLGQVNDLKPALERTAPILRENAISGRVLMYCNLEELKSVLRLSFGHWEMFKLLVTALREASIAQPSSRKLSKTTSFAKGTNDTVELQEPIAQSTPPFGSASSSFQPIRQKSQNLLEKQPAKVHDYEYLQVTLEEQMICGALQTLNEDAFEDVVSSSERPSPTVSVRSSPIPAPKQTASILKPTGSIRKGDAKRVTMCDAEGNVTPTFIEVLNEKLNSSKSNKLTVKRQYSFIEPDVKK; encoded by the exons ATGAGACGTCACTCCAATACG GCACTGCATCGGTGCGATTCGATGGGATCCTTGGGCCACCGGTCGCTCCTACAGTACCTGGAAACGGATGATCTAGCTGGATTAAAATCATTCCTTGGCACCCGCCACCTGCAGGTCGACGATCGAGATGAG AACAACACAACGGTGCTGATGGTCGCTAGCGGTCGCGGTGCCTCCCATTTCGTGAAGGAAGTGCTCGCCCGGGGAGCCGATGTACAGGCACAGGATCTGGACAACTGGACGGCGCTACACTTCGCTGCCAAGGCCGGTCACGTCAGCATCGTCGAGCTATTGCTGGACAATGGAGCGGAACTGGAGCATCGGGATATGGGCGGGTGGACGGCACTTATGTGGGGCTCGTACAAGGGTCACACCAGCGTGGTGGCGCTACTGTTGCAGCGTGGTGCCGACGTGCAGGCACACGGCAACTACCATCTCAATCCCCTGCTCTGGGCATCCGGCCGGGGTCACACGGAAATCGTGCGGCTGCTGGTCAATACGGGTGGCGCGAAGGTGAATGTAGGTGATAAG TACGGGACTACACCTCTGGTATGGGCCTGCCGGAAAGGAAGCACAGAGATAGTCGATGTCCTGTTAAAGGCGGGCGCCAACGTCGATACGGCGGGCATGTACTCCTGGACACCGCTGCTGGTGGCGGTCAGCGGAGGCTTTCAGGAGTGCGTTTCCCTGTTGCTGGAACGCAAACCGAACGTGAACGCGCTGGACAAGGACGGCATGACGGCACTGTCGATCGCGTGTCGCGAAGGGCTGACCGAGATCGCGTCCGCACTGATCGCGGCTGGGGCGTATCTGAACGTGCAGGACCGTGCCGGTGACACACCACTAATCAATGCCGTCAAGGGCGGCCACCGGAGCGTGGTGGAGATTCTGATGAAGCGCCACGTGGACGTGGACATACAGGGAAAGGACAAGAAGACGGCATTGTACACGGCCGTCGAGAAGGGTCACACGGCGATCGTGAAGCTGATACTGCAGTCGAACCCAGACCTGGAGCTATCTACCAAAGACGGGGACACGGCACTGTTGCGCGCAGTCCGCAATCGCAACCTGGAGATTGTGCAGATGCTGCTCGAGCGCAAAGCGAAGGTGGGCGCAACGGACAAGCGGGGCGATACCTGTCTACACGTGGCGATGCGCGCCCGTTCGAAAGCGATCGTGGAAGCGCTGCTGAGCAATCCCAAGTACGGCCAGCTGCTATACCGTTCGAACAAGGAAGGAGAAACACCGTACGCAATTGACGCGACGCACCAGAAAACGATCTTGGGGCAGGTTTTCGGCAACCGGAGGCTGAACGCGAACGAAGACTCGGAGGGTATGCTTGGGTACGGGCTGTACTCATCGGCACTGGCAGACGTGTTGAGCGATCCGACCCTTACCACCCCCATTACGGTGGGGCTGTACGCAAAATGGGGCAGCGGCAAAAGCTTCCTGCTGACGGAACTGCGGGACGAGATGAAAAACTTTGCACACTCGTGGTCCGAACCGCCCATCGACGCGTCGTGGCTGTTCTTTCTCATTAGCCTGCATCTGGTGCTGGTGATCGGTACCGTGGTAGGACTGGCAACGTGGAGCTACGTGTGGGGCATCGTTACCGGGGTCATCCTGCTGGTGCTCATCTACTTCACCGATATCCTGTTCAAGTTCCTCGACCGCCGGTACGATCTCGAATGGCTGTACTCGCTGAACTACGGCCTGTCCCGGAAGCTCGGTCGGTTTCGGCTGATACTGCAGGTCGCATTCTGTCATCCACCGGGTCCGCAGAGTGATCAGCAACCGATGCCGGTACGGTTTCACTTTGCCGAAGCGAGCGGTGCTGCTCCCAACGGTGATGCGGCGGTGGCCCTCATGCTGGCGTCTTTGTTTGACGCGATAGAGGCACACTACGGTTCGCTGGCAACCGGTCTATATCGTGCCTTTCGGCCGAAACCCT TAAAAGCTTCCAGTGGATGGAAATGGCGCAAAATGTGCTGCATGCCGGTGGTGCTGATGTTTGAATTGGGCACCTTAGGAATCCTGGCGACCGCTTCCCTGTCGATCGTGTACTCCGAGTACGGACTCGAGGGACGGGATGAGATAGCGGTCGCAATTTACATTCTGCTTGGCATTCTGTTAGCCGGTGCTATCGCCAACCTGCACGCCTGGTCGAAGCTGATCGGTGCCTTGTTTATGTCGCAGGGCAAACACCTCAAGCGTGCCTTCAACAGCAACGAAGCGGCCCCACTAACCGCACTCGGGGCCGAAGTGAGCTTAATGACGGACATGGTACGCTGCCTGGACGCGTTCACCGGCCAGCAAAGCCGGCTGGTCGGTGTGGTCGATGCGCTCGACTCGTGCGATACCGAGCGAACGCTAACGATACTGAACGCCGTACAGACGCTACTATCCGCACCGCAGCGACCGTTCGTGTTGCTGCTAGCGGTCGATCCGCACGTTATTGCCAAAGCGGCCGAAGCAAACAGTCGCCGGCTGTTCACGGAGGGTGGCATCGGTGGACACGACTTTCTGCGCAACCTGGTGCACTTGCCGGTGTACCTGCAGAATTCCGGTTTGAGAAAGGTGCAACGGGCACAGAATACCGCCATGTCCGCTTACCGGCGTGCCATGCCGGATATTAGCCGGGACGACGATCAGCCGCATTTGGGTCATTCCGCATCGGCACGACGGTTGTCGAACGCGTCGGAGATCATGTCGTCGCAGGAGAAGCTACGCGCGATGCCGAGTTCGTCGCGCGGTGGAAGCAAGAAGCTGCGCGTATCCGACTCGATTGCCAGCTCGATCGGTTCCAACCTGCACAAGCTCGGTCAGAATCCACCGGTAGATCTGTCGAAAATCATTCTGACCGATGATTACTTCAGCGATGTCAATCCGCGCAGTATGAGGAGACTGATGAACGTTATCTATATTACTG TCCGTTTGCTGAAGGCCTTTCAGATAGACTTTAGCTGGTATCGGTTAAGCTCGTGGATCAATCTCACAGAACAGTGGCCGCTGAGGGCTAGCATGATCGTGCTGGAACACGACCAAGCTGGCGATAGCTTTGATGAATCGGTCTCACTTCAAGCTGTGTACGATAA GGTGCGTCCAAAACTAACCTGCCTGCGGGAAGCAGCAACGTTGCTCGATCTGGATCGTGACGAACGTAAGCTAGACGCCTTCCTGCAGCTTCACAAATCTGACCTGCTCGTGTCCGATTTGCGCATCTTTTTACCATTCACCATCAACCTCGATCCCTATCTGCGGAAGGTGCTTAAGGAAGATCAGCAAGCGCTGGAAGACGAGGGAATCATCATCCCCATGAAGACCGTGCTGCCACCGAGCAAACCGAGCGGATTCTTGCCACATCACCATCGTGCCCAGGGGGGTAGCTTGCTGCAACCGACACCGCAACATCCCAGCAGTCTGACCAACTGGCCAAACTTCTACAACCCACAACCGCCGGCAATGGCGTTGATGAGCTATTACAATCAAAACTGGGCCAATTTCCTAGGCTCCGGTACGAATGCGCTCATCGGTGATCCTATGAACAAATCGGGCACCGTTGCAAGTGGACCCATAATAACGGAGCATCCCACGCATGATCATCATTCCACAATGGCCGGTACGGGTGGTAGTATGCGTGGGAAGAGTGGGAGTAGCAACCACAAATCTACCAACGGACAATTGACATCGCCACCGATCGATATCGACCTGACAAATGTACAGCTTTCCACGCTAACGGTAGAGCAGCTGATCGATCTACTGGGACAGGTGAATGATCTGAAACCGGCGCTGGAACGTACGGCACCGATTCTACGCGAGAACGCCATTTCCGGCCGGGTGCTGATGTACTGCAATCTGGAGGAATTAAAATCGGTCCTTCGCCTCAGCTTTGGACATTGGGAAATGTTTAAGCTGCTGGTGACCGCACTGCGGGAAGCGAGCATTGCGCAACCATCGAGCCGAAAGCTGTCGAAGACTACGTCGTTCGCCAAGGGCACGAATGATACGGTGGAGCTGCAGGAACCGATTGCCCAGTCGACACCACCGTTCGGTTCCGCATCGAGTAGCTTCCAGCCGATACGACAAAAGTCGCAAAATCTGCTAGAAAAACAG CCAGCAAAAGTGCATGATTACGAATATCTGCAG GTGACGCTCGAGGAGCAGATGATCTGTGGCGCGCTGCAAACACTGAACGAGGACGCGTTCGAGGATGTGGTCAGCAGTAGCGAGCGGCCCAGCCCAACCG TCTCCGTCCGAAGCTCGCCGATACCGGCACCGAAGCAGACGGCATCGATACTGAAACCGACCGGAAGCATACGGAAGGGTGACGCGAAACGGGTCACCATGTGCGATGCGGAGGGTAACGTGACGCCAACCTTTATCGAGGTGCTGAACGAAAAGCTAAACAGcagcaaatcaaacaaattgacCG TGAAAAGACAGTACAGTTTCATAGAGCCGGACGTTAAGAAATGA
- the LOC128299045 gene encoding kinase D-interacting substrate of 220 kDa isoform X2, translated as MRRHSNTALHRCDSMGSLGHRSLLQYLETDDLAGLKSFLGTRHLQVDDRDENNTTVLMVASGRGASHFVKEVLARGADVQAQDLDNWTALHFAAKAGHVSIVELLLDNGAELEHRDMGGWTALMWGSYKGHTSVVALLLQRGADVQAHGNYHLNPLLWASGRGHTEIVRLLVNTGGAKVNVGDKYGTTPLVWACRKGSTEIVDVLLKAGANVDTAGMYSWTPLLVAVSGGFQECVSLLLERKPNVNALDKDGMTALSIACREGLTEIASALIAAGAYLNVQDRAGDTPLINAVKGGHRSVVEILMKRHVDVDIQGKDKKTALYTAVEKGHTAIVKLILQSNPDLELSTKDGDTALLRAVRNRNLEIVQMLLERKAKVGATDKRGDTCLHVAMRARSKAIVEALLSNPKYGQLLYRSNKEGETPYAIDATHQKTILGQVFGNRRLNANEDSEGMLGYGLYSSALADVLSDPTLTTPITVGLYAKWGSGKSFLLTELRDEMKNFAHSWSEPPIDASWLFFLISLHLVLVIGTVVGLATWSYVWGIVTGVILLVLIYFTDILFKFLDRRYDLEWLYSLNYGLSRKLGRFRLILQVAFCHPPGPQSDQQPMPVRFHFAEASGAAPNGDAAVALMLASLFDAIEAHYGSLATGLYRAFRPKPLKASSGWKWRKMCCMPVVLMFELGTLGILATASLSIVYSEYGLEGRDEIAVAIYILLGILLAGAIANLHAWSKLIGALFMSQGKHLKRAFNSNEAAPLTALGAEVSLMTDMVRCLDAFTGQQSRLVGVVDALDSCDTERTLTILNAVQTLLSAPQRPFVLLLAVDPHVIAKAAEANSRRLFTEGGIGGHDFLRNLVHLPVYLQNSGLRKVQRAQNTAMSAYRRAMPDISRDDDQPHLGHSASARRLSNASEIMSSQEKLRAMPSSSRGGSKKLRVSDSIASSIGSNLHKLGQNPPVDLSKIILTDDYFSDVNPRSMRRLMNVIYITVRLLKAFQIDFSWYRLSSWINLTEQWPLRASMIVLEHDQAGDSFDESVSLQAVYDKVRPKLTCLREAATLLDLDRDERKLDAFLQLHKSDLLVSDLRIFLPFTINLDPYLRKVLKEDQQALEDEGIIIPMKTVLPPSKPSGFLPHHHRAQGGSLLQPTPQHPSSLTNWPNFYNPQPPAMALMSYYNQNWANFLGSGTNALIGDPMNKSGTVASGPIITEHPTHDHHSTMAGTGGSMRGKSGSSNHKSTNGQLTSPPIDIDLTNVQLSTLTVEQLIDLLGQVNDLKPALERTAPILRENAISGRVLMYCNLEELKSVLRLSFGHWEMFKLLVTALREASIAQPSSRKLSKTTSFAKGTNDTVELQEPIAQSTPPFGSASSSFQPIRQKSQNLLEKQPAKVHDYEYLQVTLEEQMICGALQTLNEDAFEDVVSSSERPSPTGEMFSQYLAPIRESSEIGSPPRLTYNLTNPNLTDLATSNGTLNGDDSGVGGGHLGPTSRAGSGRHSRSHSLHDDASLTSIVVIPTFLTTSPNTTTTGNINDTKL; from the exons ATGAGACGTCACTCCAATACG GCACTGCATCGGTGCGATTCGATGGGATCCTTGGGCCACCGGTCGCTCCTACAGTACCTGGAAACGGATGATCTAGCTGGATTAAAATCATTCCTTGGCACCCGCCACCTGCAGGTCGACGATCGAGATGAG AACAACACAACGGTGCTGATGGTCGCTAGCGGTCGCGGTGCCTCCCATTTCGTGAAGGAAGTGCTCGCCCGGGGAGCCGATGTACAGGCACAGGATCTGGACAACTGGACGGCGCTACACTTCGCTGCCAAGGCCGGTCACGTCAGCATCGTCGAGCTATTGCTGGACAATGGAGCGGAACTGGAGCATCGGGATATGGGCGGGTGGACGGCACTTATGTGGGGCTCGTACAAGGGTCACACCAGCGTGGTGGCGCTACTGTTGCAGCGTGGTGCCGACGTGCAGGCACACGGCAACTACCATCTCAATCCCCTGCTCTGGGCATCCGGCCGGGGTCACACGGAAATCGTGCGGCTGCTGGTCAATACGGGTGGCGCGAAGGTGAATGTAGGTGATAAG TACGGGACTACACCTCTGGTATGGGCCTGCCGGAAAGGAAGCACAGAGATAGTCGATGTCCTGTTAAAGGCGGGCGCCAACGTCGATACGGCGGGCATGTACTCCTGGACACCGCTGCTGGTGGCGGTCAGCGGAGGCTTTCAGGAGTGCGTTTCCCTGTTGCTGGAACGCAAACCGAACGTGAACGCGCTGGACAAGGACGGCATGACGGCACTGTCGATCGCGTGTCGCGAAGGGCTGACCGAGATCGCGTCCGCACTGATCGCGGCTGGGGCGTATCTGAACGTGCAGGACCGTGCCGGTGACACACCACTAATCAATGCCGTCAAGGGCGGCCACCGGAGCGTGGTGGAGATTCTGATGAAGCGCCACGTGGACGTGGACATACAGGGAAAGGACAAGAAGACGGCATTGTACACGGCCGTCGAGAAGGGTCACACGGCGATCGTGAAGCTGATACTGCAGTCGAACCCAGACCTGGAGCTATCTACCAAAGACGGGGACACGGCACTGTTGCGCGCAGTCCGCAATCGCAACCTGGAGATTGTGCAGATGCTGCTCGAGCGCAAAGCGAAGGTGGGCGCAACGGACAAGCGGGGCGATACCTGTCTACACGTGGCGATGCGCGCCCGTTCGAAAGCGATCGTGGAAGCGCTGCTGAGCAATCCCAAGTACGGCCAGCTGCTATACCGTTCGAACAAGGAAGGAGAAACACCGTACGCAATTGACGCGACGCACCAGAAAACGATCTTGGGGCAGGTTTTCGGCAACCGGAGGCTGAACGCGAACGAAGACTCGGAGGGTATGCTTGGGTACGGGCTGTACTCATCGGCACTGGCAGACGTGTTGAGCGATCCGACCCTTACCACCCCCATTACGGTGGGGCTGTACGCAAAATGGGGCAGCGGCAAAAGCTTCCTGCTGACGGAACTGCGGGACGAGATGAAAAACTTTGCACACTCGTGGTCCGAACCGCCCATCGACGCGTCGTGGCTGTTCTTTCTCATTAGCCTGCATCTGGTGCTGGTGATCGGTACCGTGGTAGGACTGGCAACGTGGAGCTACGTGTGGGGCATCGTTACCGGGGTCATCCTGCTGGTGCTCATCTACTTCACCGATATCCTGTTCAAGTTCCTCGACCGCCGGTACGATCTCGAATGGCTGTACTCGCTGAACTACGGCCTGTCCCGGAAGCTCGGTCGGTTTCGGCTGATACTGCAGGTCGCATTCTGTCATCCACCGGGTCCGCAGAGTGATCAGCAACCGATGCCGGTACGGTTTCACTTTGCCGAAGCGAGCGGTGCTGCTCCCAACGGTGATGCGGCGGTGGCCCTCATGCTGGCGTCTTTGTTTGACGCGATAGAGGCACACTACGGTTCGCTGGCAACCGGTCTATATCGTGCCTTTCGGCCGAAACCCT TAAAAGCTTCCAGTGGATGGAAATGGCGCAAAATGTGCTGCATGCCGGTGGTGCTGATGTTTGAATTGGGCACCTTAGGAATCCTGGCGACCGCTTCCCTGTCGATCGTGTACTCCGAGTACGGACTCGAGGGACGGGATGAGATAGCGGTCGCAATTTACATTCTGCTTGGCATTCTGTTAGCCGGTGCTATCGCCAACCTGCACGCCTGGTCGAAGCTGATCGGTGCCTTGTTTATGTCGCAGGGCAAACACCTCAAGCGTGCCTTCAACAGCAACGAAGCGGCCCCACTAACCGCACTCGGGGCCGAAGTGAGCTTAATGACGGACATGGTACGCTGCCTGGACGCGTTCACCGGCCAGCAAAGCCGGCTGGTCGGTGTGGTCGATGCGCTCGACTCGTGCGATACCGAGCGAACGCTAACGATACTGAACGCCGTACAGACGCTACTATCCGCACCGCAGCGACCGTTCGTGTTGCTGCTAGCGGTCGATCCGCACGTTATTGCCAAAGCGGCCGAAGCAAACAGTCGCCGGCTGTTCACGGAGGGTGGCATCGGTGGACACGACTTTCTGCGCAACCTGGTGCACTTGCCGGTGTACCTGCAGAATTCCGGTTTGAGAAAGGTGCAACGGGCACAGAATACCGCCATGTCCGCTTACCGGCGTGCCATGCCGGATATTAGCCGGGACGACGATCAGCCGCATTTGGGTCATTCCGCATCGGCACGACGGTTGTCGAACGCGTCGGAGATCATGTCGTCGCAGGAGAAGCTACGCGCGATGCCGAGTTCGTCGCGCGGTGGAAGCAAGAAGCTGCGCGTATCCGACTCGATTGCCAGCTCGATCGGTTCCAACCTGCACAAGCTCGGTCAGAATCCACCGGTAGATCTGTCGAAAATCATTCTGACCGATGATTACTTCAGCGATGTCAATCCGCGCAGTATGAGGAGACTGATGAACGTTATCTATATTACTG TCCGTTTGCTGAAGGCCTTTCAGATAGACTTTAGCTGGTATCGGTTAAGCTCGTGGATCAATCTCACAGAACAGTGGCCGCTGAGGGCTAGCATGATCGTGCTGGAACACGACCAAGCTGGCGATAGCTTTGATGAATCGGTCTCACTTCAAGCTGTGTACGATAA GGTGCGTCCAAAACTAACCTGCCTGCGGGAAGCAGCAACGTTGCTCGATCTGGATCGTGACGAACGTAAGCTAGACGCCTTCCTGCAGCTTCACAAATCTGACCTGCTCGTGTCCGATTTGCGCATCTTTTTACCATTCACCATCAACCTCGATCCCTATCTGCGGAAGGTGCTTAAGGAAGATCAGCAAGCGCTGGAAGACGAGGGAATCATCATCCCCATGAAGACCGTGCTGCCACCGAGCAAACCGAGCGGATTCTTGCCACATCACCATCGTGCCCAGGGGGGTAGCTTGCTGCAACCGACACCGCAACATCCCAGCAGTCTGACCAACTGGCCAAACTTCTACAACCCACAACCGCCGGCAATGGCGTTGATGAGCTATTACAATCAAAACTGGGCCAATTTCCTAGGCTCCGGTACGAATGCGCTCATCGGTGATCCTATGAACAAATCGGGCACCGTTGCAAGTGGACCCATAATAACGGAGCATCCCACGCATGATCATCATTCCACAATGGCCGGTACGGGTGGTAGTATGCGTGGGAAGAGTGGGAGTAGCAACCACAAATCTACCAACGGACAATTGACATCGCCACCGATCGATATCGACCTGACAAATGTACAGCTTTCCACGCTAACGGTAGAGCAGCTGATCGATCTACTGGGACAGGTGAATGATCTGAAACCGGCGCTGGAACGTACGGCACCGATTCTACGCGAGAACGCCATTTCCGGCCGGGTGCTGATGTACTGCAATCTGGAGGAATTAAAATCGGTCCTTCGCCTCAGCTTTGGACATTGGGAAATGTTTAAGCTGCTGGTGACCGCACTGCGGGAAGCGAGCATTGCGCAACCATCGAGCCGAAAGCTGTCGAAGACTACGTCGTTCGCCAAGGGCACGAATGATACGGTGGAGCTGCAGGAACCGATTGCCCAGTCGACACCACCGTTCGGTTCCGCATCGAGTAGCTTCCAGCCGATACGACAAAAGTCGCAAAATCTGCTAGAAAAACAG CCAGCAAAAGTGCATGATTACGAATATCTGCAG GTGACGCTCGAGGAGCAGATGATCTGTGGCGCGCTGCAAACACTGAACGAGGACGCGTTCGAGGATGTGGTCAGCAGTAGCGAGCGGCCCAGCCCAACCGGTGAGATGTTTAGCCAGTACCTGGCGCCAATAAGGGAAAGCTCGGAAATCGGTTCACCGCCACGCCTCACTTACAACCTTACTAACCCAAACCTGACCGATCTTGCCACCAGCAACGGTACGCTGAACGGGGACGACAGTGGTGTCGGTGGTGGCCATCTCGGTCCAACATCGCGCGCCGGTTCCGGCCGACACAGTCGCTCCCACAGCTTGCATGACGATGCATCGCTGACCAGCATTGTGGTCATTCCCACCTTCCTAACCACGTcccccaacaccaccaccaccggcaacaTCAACGACACCAAGCTCTAA